In one window of Candidatus Melainabacteria bacterium DNA:
- the proB gene encoding glutamate 5-kinase, whose amino-acid sequence MKIIIKVGTTTLSSNNGINIEIVEKLSYVISKLNKIGYKVVLVTSGAIALGAKKLNLSKKTKTILEKQACAAIGQVQLMHTYEKCFSKYNIPIAQILLTRDGFAQREIYTNARKTILELLSMGVLPIINENDAVASEEIKFGDNDMLSAMVSDLISANRLIILTDEKGLYDKNPKKFKGAKLISVVKEISSKIQKMASGADSDHGTGGMVTKVQAAKIATRVGVRTHIIHGKRPEKILDLLKGEAIGTTFLPK is encoded by the coding sequence ATGAAGATCATTATAAAAGTAGGTACAACTACACTAAGCTCCAATAATGGCATAAACATAGAAATTGTTGAAAAGCTTTCTTATGTTATTTCTAAACTAAATAAGATTGGGTACAAGGTTGTTCTTGTAACTTCTGGTGCAATTGCACTTGGTGCAAAAAAATTAAACCTCTCAAAAAAAACAAAAACAATACTTGAAAAGCAAGCTTGTGCTGCAATAGGTCAAGTACAGCTCATGCATACCTATGAAAAATGTTTTTCAAAGTACAATATTCCAATTGCACAAATTCTTTTAACAAGGGATGGCTTTGCTCAAAGAGAAATTTATACGAACGCTAGGAAAACCATCTTAGAGTTACTGAGCATGGGTGTTTTGCCTATTATTAATGAGAATGATGCAGTTGCAAGTGAAGAAATTAAATTTGGTGATAATGACATGTTAAGTGCAATGGTAAGTGATTTAATTTCTGCAAACAGATTAATTATTCTTACTGATGAAAAAGGTTTATATGATAAAAATCCGAAGAAATTTAAAGGTGCAAAATTAATTTCAGTAGTTAAAGAGATTTCATCAAAAATACAAAAGATGGCTTCTGGTGCTGATTCAGATCATGGTACTGGTGGCATGGTTACAAAAGTTCAGGCAGCAAAAATTGCAACACGTGTTGGAGTAAGAACACATATAATTCATGGGAAAAGACCTGAGAAGATTCTTGATCTTTTAAAAGGAGAAGCTATAGGGACAACTTTCTTGCCAAAATGA
- a CDS encoding MotA/TolQ/ExbB proton channel family protein, with the protein MEATTVHGNKFIEYFFAFMVQDWFAFWPITICSILTVAVVIERSLYYARNKRDVTTFIQRLQRELERGNLDGAQSLANQLGGVIGEVAEEGTRLIAVEKEDFSRAFDITVNIVSRKLEKYLAILGTIGATAPFLGLFGTVVGVIVTLQILGEAGGQTQEVVIGIAKALIATGYGLIVAIIAVIMNNYYNNTVRRFEEDFQLLKLLFLSFTNIVSSQSNPPPSFYRK; encoded by the coding sequence ATGGAAGCTACTACAGTTCACGGTAATAAATTTATTGAATATTTTTTTGCATTTATGGTACAAGATTGGTTTGCTTTTTGGCCAATTACTATTTGTTCTATATTAACAGTTGCAGTTGTAATCGAACGTTCTTTATATTATGCAAGAAATAAAAGAGATGTTACTACCTTTATTCAAAGGTTACAAAGAGAACTTGAACGAGGGAATTTAGATGGTGCTCAATCATTAGCAAATCAATTAGGCGGGGTTATTGGAGAAGTTGCAGAAGAAGGTACAAGACTAATAGCAGTTGAAAAAGAAGATTTTTCAAGAGCATTTGACATTACTGTAAACATAGTGAGTAGAAAGCTGGAAAAATATCTTGCAATATTAGGCACTATTGGTGCTACAGCACCGTTCTTAGGATTATTTGGAACTGTTGTTGGAGTTATTGTTACTCTACAAATTCTTGGTGAAGCTGGTGGTCAAACTCAGGAAGTTGTTATTGGAATTGCTAAAGCACTAATTGCAACAGGCTATGGTTTAATCGTAGCAATTATAGCTGTCATTATGAATAACTACTACAATAACACTGTAAGAAGATTTGAAGAAGATTTTCAGCTTTTAAAGTTGTTATTTTTAAGTTTTACAAATATAGTATCAAGTCAAAGTAATCCCCCACCAAGCTTTTATAGGAAATAA
- a CDS encoding biopolymer transporter ExbD, producing MAFGTSGSSGRQTFSEINITPLTDVFLVLLIIMILIAPLINQSSLKVEPPVAQHGKAEQQNKTITVEVSKEGTIAVNGIKVSDKSTQLDKVQGIVGDAMKNEFQKLGTKDIPVAVRADQDARQKYVVAVLDAAAGAGVKKLRIVTLQNATSY from the coding sequence ATGGCATTTGGCACTAGCGGATCAAGTGGAAGACAAACATTTAGTGAGATAAACATAACTCCATTAACAGATGTTTTCTTAGTTTTGCTTATCATTATGATTTTAATTGCACCCCTTATTAATCAAAGTTCTCTAAAGGTAGAACCACCTGTTGCACAACATGGGAAAGCTGAACAACAAAACAAAACAATAACAGTAGAAGTAAGTAAGGAAGGAACTATTGCAGTAAACGGGATAAAAGTTTCAGACAAAAGCACACAACTTGATAAAGTTCAAGGAATAGTTGGTGATGCAATGAAAAACGAATTTCAAAAGCTTGGAACAAAAGACATTCCTGTAGCAGTAAGAGCAGATCAAGATGCAAGACAAAAATATGTTGTAGCTGTATTAGATGCTGCTGCTGGAGCAGGTGTAAAAAAATTACGGATAGTTACACTTCAAAATGCTACTAGCTATTAA
- the tatC gene encoding twin-arginine translocase subunit TatC yields MKPISTKELDLYKNKDTNNEDDLVMPLSEHMDELRNKIIISFIAFSIATLIGFLFSKEIITLLINIAPEETTFLQIKPGEFFFTSLRVALYSGLTISSPIIIWQLASFILPGLTTKEKKIVIPILAGAPFLFFMGSVFAYFFVAPSMLNFLFGFGENIISTSISIESFISFTLMIMAICGSAFLLPIIILALANVGIVDSSMLIQKWRYAILLSVILGAIFTPTPDPFNMSIVSGILIFLYFISYSILKLTRK; encoded by the coding sequence ATGAAACCAATATCAACAAAAGAATTAGATCTTTATAAAAATAAAGATACTAACAATGAAGACGACTTAGTAATGCCGCTTTCTGAGCATATGGATGAACTTAGAAATAAAATAATAATTTCCTTCATAGCATTTTCTATAGCTACATTAATTGGATTTTTATTTAGCAAAGAAATTATAACTTTGCTAATTAATATTGCTCCAGAAGAAACCACATTTCTACAAATAAAGCCAGGAGAATTTTTTTTTACTAGCTTACGTGTTGCTCTTTATAGTGGACTTACAATTTCTTCACCAATTATTATCTGGCAACTTGCTAGTTTTATTTTGCCAGGATTAACTACAAAGGAAAAAAAAATTGTTATTCCAATTCTTGCAGGTGCCCCGTTTTTATTTTTTATGGGTTCAGTATTTGCTTATTTTTTTGTAGCACCATCAATGCTTAATTTTTTGTTTGGATTCGGGGAAAATATTATTTCAACAAGTATTAGTATTGAAAGTTTTATTTCTTTTACACTTATGATTATGGCAATATGTGGTTCTGCATTTTTACTGCCAATTATTATTCTTGCTCTTGCAAATGTAGGAATAGTTGATTCAAGCATGCTAATTCAAAAATGGAGATATGCAATATTACTTTCTGTAATTTTAGGTGCTATTTTTACACCTACGCCAGATCCTTTTAACATGAGCATTGTAAGTGGGATATTAATATTTTTATATTTTATAAGCTACAGTATATTAAAACTAACGAGGAAATAG